A part of Aegilops tauschii subsp. strangulata cultivar AL8/78 chromosome 2, Aet v6.0, whole genome shotgun sequence genomic DNA contains:
- the LOC141041592 gene encoding cysteine-rich receptor-like protein kinase 25: MATGGMTLESLPNELPLDFLNKITKNFSDELLLGQGAFGSVYKGILDDGVVAVKKLAENSPVPRDTIFANEVQNIMVLEHENIVKLVAYCREAQNKLVQSNGRYIIAEITDTVLCYEYLPKGSLHKNLFGESSSIDWDMRFKIIKGVCEGLHFLHTLPSPVLHLGLKPQNILLGDNMTPKIADFGFSRIFGQDQTRKNTRSVVGSVGYMAPEFLYNGEISARSDIYSLGLIIMEISTREMNSSSTDQKHARKYIDGVKENWTLEKIMSEYTELEEHGFDQVEACINIGLQCVEIDQKKRPSIENIVNMLNKLPVSEEVSHSM; this comes from the exons ATGGCCACCGGAGGTATGACCCTGGAGAGCCTACCGAACGAGCTACCATTAGACTTCTTGAACAAAATCACAAAGAACTTCTCCGATGAGCTACTACTTGGTCAGGGCGCGTTCGGGTCAGTTTATAAG GGGATCCTGGACGATGGAGTGGTTGCCGTGAAGAAACTCGCGGAAAATTCGCCTGTACCACGTGACACAATATTCGCGAATGAGGTTCAGAATATTATGGTGCTCGAGCATGAGAATATCGTCAAGTTAGTTGCGTACTGCCGAGAAGCACAAAACAAATTGGTGCAGAGCAACGGACGATATATTATTGCAGAGATCACTGACACTGTACTCTGCTATGAATACTTGCCTAAGGGGAGCCTTCACAAGAATCTTTTTG GTGAATCCAGTAGCATTGATTGGGATATGCGCTTTAAAATAATAAAGGGAGTATGTGAAGGTCTACATTTTCTACATACCTTGCCTAGTCCCGTTCTCCATTTGGGTCTGAAGCCTCAAAATATACTACTGGGTGACAACATGACACCGAAAATTGCGGATTTTGGTTTCTCCAGAATATTCGGCCAAGATCAAACCCGAAAGAACACACGAAGTGTCGTGGGATCGGT TGGGTACATGGCCCCAGAGTTTCTGTACAATGGCGAAATCTCGGCTCGGTCAGACATATATAGTTTAGGCCTAATCATAATGGAGATATCCACGAGAGAGATGAATAGTTCTAGCACTGACCAGAAGCATGCAAGGAAATATATTGATGGA GTAAAAGAAAATTGGACACTGGAGAAAATAATGTCTGAGTACACTGAGTTAGAAGAACATGGTTTCGATCAAGTAGAAGCATGTATCAATATTGGTCTACAGTGTGTAGAGATTGATCAGAAGAAGAGACCTTCCATAGAGAACATTGTCAATATGCTCAATAAGCTTCCAGTGAGCGAGGAG GTTTCCCATTCCATGTGA
- the LOC109731599 gene encoding protein FREE1, protein MQHGSGDYASPAPAGHYYPHQYAPPGPTSHPAAADPPIPGAYASAPPYSVGGYPEQLPSAPSYTQPPQYAGYPPYNPTPYPPEPSPAPYYSYSQPTQPAPAAEPSPAPLPYDAPYYGGGYQQPAAGYGDDDYLNEGAYAYTGNAGPEPYGARGTAPTRSGAAMFDDYGRSIGLSSGGAEQPHGGGGGSVGGSFGKIARAVPKAETHEDASGGAQKFRVKLLPEGAGSPTDVLCQVGLDGIRMLDPSTNRTLRIYPLDTLTKWEVLDSTVFAIWAKTSVDFEAKRIRLKSNSYTSNTLLDTVTAATVQFKEIGEDARAKGTVDAGKSSIQSNEKKKGFDWMFAKPVDEVKDHWVPDEAAKKCQSCAGDFSHFNRRHHCRNCGEIFCDKCSQGRIALTAEDNAPLVRVCDRCMAEVSQRLSMAQEAANRSTTVQSHGDLARKLKEELERNRKSSGTASGGASGTRMREVACPTCTVHLQVEVPISGSETVECGVCQHAFLVSAN, encoded by the exons ATGCAGCACGGGAGCGGCGACTACGCCTCCCCCGCCCCCGCGGGCCACTACTACCCTCACCAGTACGCGCCGCCGGGGCCgacctcccaccccgccgccgccgaccccccgatCCCGGGGGCCTACGCCTCCGCGCCGCCCTACTCCGTCGGCGGCTACCCCGAGCAGCTGCCATCCGCCCCGTCCTACACGCAGCCGCCCCAGTACGCCGGGTACCCGCCCTACAACcccacgccctacccccctgaaCCCTCGCCGGCGCCGTACTACAGCTACTCGCAGCCCACCCAGCCGGCTCCCGCGGCGGAACCCAGCCCAGCGCCGCTTCCCTATGATGCCCCGTACTACGGTGGAGGCTACCAGCAGCCCGCCGCTGGGTATGGCGACGATGATTACCTGAACGAGGGCGCGTATGCCTATACAGGCAACGCGGGCCCCGAGCCGTACGGCGCGCGGGGCACAGCGCCGACGCGATCAGGAGCCGCGATGTTTGATGACTACGGCCGGTCGATTGGACTCTCGTCCGGAGGGGCGGAGCAGCCAcacggcggcgggggcggcagcGTGGGTGGGAGCTTTGGGAAGATTGCCAGGGCTGTTCCAAAAGCAGAAACCCATGAGGATGCTAGTGGTGGTGCGCAGAAGTTTCGGGTTAAGCTGCTGCCAGAGGGTGCCGGAAGCCCTACCGATGTGCTTTGCCAG GTTGGTCTGGATGGAATCCGCATGCTTGATCCCAGCACAAACAGGACCCTAAGGATTTATCCCCTTGATACACTGACGAAATGGGAG GTTTTGGATTCAACTGTATTTGCGATTTGGGCAAAGACTTCAGTGGATTTTGAAGCAAAGAGAATAAGGCTGAAGTCAAACAGCTATACTTCCAATACTTTGCTTGATACTGTAACAGCAGCAACAGTCCAG TTTAAGGAGATCGGTGAAGATGCAAGAGCCAAAGGAACAGTAGACGCTGGCAAATCCTCAATACAATCAAATGAGAAGAAAAAAGGTTTTGATTGGATGTTTGCGAAACCTGTTGATGAAGTGAAAGATCATTGG GTTCCAGATGAGGCTGCTAAGAAATGCCAGTCTTGTGCTGGTGATTTCAGTCATTTCAACCGCAGG CATCATTGTAGGAACTGTGGCGAGATCTTCTGTGATAAATGCAGCCAAGGAAGAATTGCTCTGACAGCTGAAGATAATGCTCCACTTGTCCGAGTTTGCGATAGATGCATG GCAGAGGTTTCTCAGAGGCTTAGTATGGCACAGGAAGCTGCAAACAGATCTACCACAGTGCAAAGTCATGGAGATCTTGCAAGAAAACTGAAG GAGGAACTGGAGAGGAATCGCAAGTCTTCAG GGACGGCGTCTGGAGGTGCATCTGGAACAAGAATGCGGGAAGTTGCGTGTCCTACCTGCACAGTCCATCTTCAG GTTGAAGTCCCAATCTCTGGCTCTGAAACAGTCGAGTGTGGAGTGTGCCAGCATGCTTTTCTCGTCAGCGCCAATTGA